The stretch of DNA TGCGCGCGGCGGAATTCCGGGCGCGCACGTTCTACGAACTGGAGCGCCACGCGCGCCGGATTCCGTGGGAGCGGTTCGTGGCGCCGGGCGGCGCGGTGCGGTTCCGGGTGACGTGCCGCAAGTCGCGGCTCTATCACTCCGACGCGGTGGCGCAGCGGATGGCGGCGGCGATCGAGCACCGGATGGGGGCCGCCAGTGCGTTCACGGCGCGCGAGGAGACGGCCGACGACGAGACGGCGGACAGCGGACGCGAGCAGATGTTCGTGGTGCGGCTGTCGCACGACGTGTGCACGGTGAGCGCCGACAGTTCGGGGGCGCTGCTCCATCTGCGGGGCTATCGGCAGGCGGTGGCCAAGGCGCCGCTGCGCGAGACGCTGGCCGCGGCGCTGCTTCTCGCCGCCGACTGGCGGGGCGAATCGCCGCTCGTGGACCCGCTGTGCGGGGCGGGGACGATTCCGATCGAGGCGGCGCTGATCGCCCGGCGGATGGCGCCGGGGCTCAACCGGCAGTTCGCGTGCGTGGACTGGCCGGGTTTTCCGCGCGCCGCGTTGGCGCGGGCGGTCGCGGAGGCGCGCGGGCAGGAGTTGGCGCGCAGTCCCGTGTCGATCCAGGGATCCGATCGCGACGCGGGGGCGATCGACGCGGCGCGCGCCAATGCCGAGCGGGCCGGGGTGTCGCAGGACGTCGTGTTCTCGGTGCGGGCCCTCTCGGCCATCGAACCGCCGACAGGGCCTGGGCTCGTGGCGGCGAACCCGCCGTACGGCGTGCGGGTGGGCGAGCGCCACGAGATTCGCAATCTGTACGCGCAGCTGGGCCACGTACTGCGGCGGCAGTGTGCGGGGTGGCGGCTGGCGCTATTCTC from Gemmatimonadaceae bacterium encodes:
- a CDS encoding THUMP domain-containing protein, with translation MAGELTALGEAPRPEAGGVAWTGDAASLCRANLWLRSASRVVVRAAEFRARTFYELERHARRIPWERFVAPGGAVRFRVTCRKSRLYHSDAVAQRMAAAIEHRMGAASAFTAREETADDETADSGREQMFVVRLSHDVCTVSADSSGALLHLRGYRQAVAKAPLRETLAAALLLAADWRGESPLVDPLCGAGTIPIEAALIARRMAPGLNRQFACVDWPGFPRAALARAVAEARGQELARSPVSIQGSDRDAGAIDAARANAERAGVSQDVVFSVRALSAIEPPTGPGLVAANPPYGVRVGERHEIRNLYAQLGHVLRRQCAGWRLALFSPDAKLTAQLGFAMQTVLATSNGGIPVHAEVGAVPASDEPARIYF